The Candidatus Bathyarchaeia archaeon DNA segment GACGGTGTAAAAGCGCCAATCTTCAAATCTGCCCATTTCAAAGAGTTCACAGTCAATTTTGACGGCGCCAAATCTCACGTAGAAGAAGTCAATAGAAAACTTCTTAAACACCAAATCCATGGTGGCAAAAACCTCTCAAAAGAGTTTCCTGGACTTGGAGAAACTGCCCTCTACTGCGTGACGGAAATTCATTCAAAAGAAGAAATTGAGCGTTTGGCAGAAGCATTAGAGAAGATTTTGGCAGGATAGTGATGATTGTATGTATAAGCAGGCAAGTTGGAATGAATCAGTGATTTTCACTCTAGGAAAAAGTGGACGCGTAGGACATATTCTACCAGAAGTAGAAGAGGAAATCAAGGCAACAATTGGAGATTTGAAGACAGCTGTACCCGAGAACCTCCAGCGAACAACAAATCCGAATCTTCCAGAGCTTTCAGAAGTTGAAGTTGCTCGGCATTTCATACGTTTGTCTGAAATGAATTATGGAATTGATTCTGGCTTCTATCCACTTGGAAGCTGCACAATGAAATACAACCCAAAAATAAATGAAAATCTGGCAAGCTCGCCAGCAATAAATATGATTCATCCATATCAAGACGAAAGCACCGTGCAAGGCATTCTCAAAATCCTTTATCGGCTTGAACGGTGGCTTGCAGAAATAACAGGCACTTATGAGGTTTGTTTACAACCAGCAGCGGGTGCGCATGGAGAGTTTGTGGGAACCCTACTTATGCGGGCATATCACAAGTTTAAAGGCGAAAGTGAAAAGCGAACTGAAGTAATAGTTCCAGATTCAGCACATGGCACGAATCCCGCAAGCGCAGCAATGGCTGGGTTCAACGTGGTAGTTGTTCCGTCAAATGATGATGGGTGTATTAGCCTCGGCGCATTGAAAGCGGTTGTTTCAGAACGAACAGCAGGACTTATGCTTACTAATCCAAACACGCTTGGCATTTTTGAAAAGAACATCGACGAAATAGCTAGGATTGTTCACGAAGCTGGGGGGCTCCTATACTATGACGGAGCAAACCTAAACCCAATCTTATGCAAAACCAGACCAGGCGACATGGGCTTCGACATCGTTCACATAAACATTCACAAAACATTCAGCACACCTCACGGCGGAGGCGGTCCAGGAGCGGGACCAGTTGGCGTTTCTAAAGAATTAGCTAGGTTTTTGCCTGTTCCCCGAATAGTTTTTGATGGCAAACATTATCACTTTGATTATGATAGACCAGATAGCATCGGAAAAATTCGGAGTTTCTATGGAAATGTCACGGTTTTGTTGAAAGCTTACGCTTATATTTTGAGTTTAGGCTTTGAGGGGTTGAAAGAAGTTGCTGAAGTTTCTGTTTTAAACGCTAATTACCTCTTGAAGAAACTTAAAGAAATTAAAGGGTTAACGCTTCCATACGATAGTGAGAAACCAAGAAAGCATGAGTGTGTCTTCAGCGCTAAAACTCTAAAAAACGAGACAGGCGTTTCCGCGTTAAATGTGGCTAAGCGTTTGCTTGACTATGGAATACATGCTCCAACAATCTATTTTCCCATGATTGTAGATGAAGCCTTGATGATTGAACCTACAGAAACCGTTGAGAAGGAAGAACTTGACCATTTCGCTGAAGTTATGCGAAAAATATGCGCGGAAGCCTATACAACCCCTGAAGTAGTTCTGAAAGCGCCGCATAATACTGCTGTTCCCCGGTTGGATGAGGTGAAAGCTTCGCATCCTAGAACTATGACTTTAAGTTGGCGTATGCACAAAAAAAGAAAAGGAAAAAATTTGTAAAGCTCATGCAACGGTTTATATATTATTCGTTCGTCTTTTATGCGTAAAGAAATGAGTGTGTGAGGTTTGACGGAATTAGAAGACAAAGTACGCGAAGCCGTTGGCAAAGTTGTTGACCCTGAGACTGGGTTAACTTTTGCTGAGATGCAGATGATAACGAATGTTAAAGAAGAAAATTCAGGCGTTGTTAAGGTGGAATTTGTTCCTTCAAGCCCCTTCTGTCCAATCGCATTCAAACTCGCCATGGACATTAAAAACGCGGCTTCAAAAGTTGCCGGTGTCAAAAAAGCTCTAATCTACTGTCGCGGGCACATGATGGAGCAGCAGATTAACGAGATGACGAATAAAGAAGAGCAGAAATAATCTTCGATTCTTCTCTTCTTTTTGTCGCTATCTGAATTTTCTGATTATTAATAGATACGATAATGGAAATTTAATTAGGAAGCTAAAAGTAAAATATTGTTAGGTGGAAATTTGGAAGAAAAAATTAAAACAATACTAGTAACGGCTACGCTGCTCTTTGCAACGTTGTCATTAACTCTCACAACATTGTTCGCTCAAACAAACCCGTCGGATACAACCCTTTACGTAGACCCACCAAGCATTGAAGACCCAACAATTTTGCCAGGCGATACTATTGTAATAAAAATAATGATTGATGCCGTTGCAAACATGAAAAATTGCGAGTTTAATCTAACTTTCAATCCGAATGTGCTTTCAGTTAAGCAAGTGACTAAGCAATTGGTTCAAGGGCAATATCCTAATACGAATGTAGATGTGGATGATGTTGTAGGATATGTTTGGGTTAACTTAACATATACAACTGCCGTGACGGTAACTACTGACACTGCGCTTGTGGAAATCAAATTTTTCGTGAAAGGCTATGGAACATCTCTGTTACATTTTGAATCGTCAGTGCTTAAGGATAATGCTGGAACGCCTATCCCTCATGATACACAAGATGGCTTTGTAAGGATATTCGTGAGAAACATTGCTGTTCAAGACATCGTAGTTCTTTACCATGAAACTTACGTGGGACGTGTCATCTCAATAAACGTCACAGTTCTCAATGATGGAGACATACCTGAAAGTTTCTCTGTCAGTCTATTCTACAACTCGACACTCATAGCTACACAAGACGTAGTTGATCTTCTGCCTAAGGAAAACATCACGTTAACATTCAACTGGAACACTACTGCGGTACCACCAAGTCTTGATTTGTATGTCATCAGAGCTGAAGCAAGTATATTACCAAATGAACTAAACACAGCAGATAACACGTTGGAAGATGGAACAGTAAAACTCAAAATTGTAGGCGATGTAAATGGCGATGGAAAAGTGGACATAAACGATTTAGTAGCATGGGATGCTGCTTATGAAAGTCACCCTGGCGACCCGAACTGGAATGAGCAAGCAGACCTCAACTATGATGGCAACGTTGACAAAGCTGACGCAATGATTATACTCAAACACTATCATGAAGAGCTTTAATCCTCTTTTCTCTCTTTTATTGAAAAATGTTATTTAATGACAGCATTGAAATTTGTTAACTCATTAGACTCTTTGATGAGTGCGGACAAATGAAAAAGCATTTTTCATGCGTATCGGGCGAGCATGAAATCTATTGTTGCGGTGCTCGAGTGCGGATTTCAGAGAAAGGTGTTGAAGTTTTAACTGAACCTACTGTTGAATATTGCCCTTTGCATGAAGCTTTGTATGGCTCTAAGACAATTGATTTGGAAAGTGTGCAGAAAAGTGTGGAAAAGAAGATTGCGGGTTATGGTTTTTGTTGTGCACGAAGAGTTTTTGACTCTGAGTCCGTAGTGGCTTATGGCGCGTCTGAGATGATGAAAGTCTGGTTGGAGAAAGGACTTGTTGACTGTGCGGTCATTGTTTGTGAAGGTGCTGGCACTGTTATAACTGCTAATGGTAGCCTCGTTCAAGCCATAGGTGCGCGGTTAACTGGCATAATTAAAACGTCGCCAATTAAGGAAATCATCAAGCACATCGAGGCGAGTGATGGAATTGTTTTGGATAAAACCAGTGCAAGAATTAACCAAGTAGAAGGTGTTAAACAAGCATCTGACTTGGGCTTTAAACGTGTCGCCGTGAGCATCGCTGGTTTTCAAGCCGAAGCAATTAGTGAAATTAGAAAGTTCGAGAGAACTGCTGGCTTGGATGTTCTGGTGTTTTCTGTGTGCAACACATGCGTAGGCAAAAATGACATTAAACATGTTGCTAAGGCTGATGTTGCTTGCGCAAGTGCTTCAACGCTTATGCGCATGAAAATCGGCAAAAATGCGCTTTTGCAGTTGGGCGTTACCATTCCAGTTTATGCCTTAACTGAAAAGGGCAAAAAACTTATTTTAGCTTATCTTGCATCGTTTAAAGATAAACTTGTTATTTTCAGAACGAACAAACTGCCTTATCACGCCGAAAGCAAGAGTCCAAAGCTTAAAGGTTAAACTTCGTATTTCTTCTCTTTTTCAACCAGTACCGTTTTACTTTTTAGGTCGCTTGTGAATCTGGCTAGGAGTTCCGCATTTTCTGTGTGGATTGGAAAAATTTTGTTGGCGTTTATTTCTTTTAGTATAGCTTTTAGTTGTAGTGGCATTATGTGCCCTGACACGTGAATGTGATACTGCGGCAAACCGTAATGTCCAAGCCAGTTAACAAGTTTTTCATAGTCCAGTTCCATTTCTTCATTGAACGGTTCAGAAGCCGACAAAACATAGCAACTTCCCGCAGTGGGGTTAATTTCTACAAGTTCTTCCAAATCGTAAAAGGATAGGGCTAAAATTAGTTCGCATTGCTGCTTCGAAACATCGGAGGCGTTTTTAATTTTGTCTTGATATTGTTCCATTATTTGGCTTTTCCACTTGTCTTTTGTTTTCTTCGATTTTCGAAAAATCAAAATGTTAGCGTCACTTAAACTCGGAATCTTTAACCCTTTATCCTTACGAAGTGCTTCAAGCAAGTAGGCTTGCTTCAGCGAAACAGCTAGGCAACGCTTATTCGCTTTGGCAATTCGGTAAAACGAATTTAACCTATCCACGTCTGTGGAGGCAAAATTGGCAAGCACTATCCCATTGGCTTGCTCAACAATACTGTTCAATTTGTTCTCAACCTCAGCTTCTGAAGAAACGGACGCGCCGGTCATGTTTGTAGCTTCGGTGATAACAGCGGCTGGTTTGGCAGCTTTTGCTTTGTTGACAAAATCTTGTGTCATTTGAGGCTTTGCTCCGTGAATTCTGAAATCACCAGTATAAACAATAGCTCCGTTGGAAGTGTGAATTATAAATCCATAAGCGCCTGGCACGGAATGGTCCACATGAATTGGCTCTATTTCCACGTCGTCTATGGCTACTTTTTTTCCAGTTCTGAACGTCTTAAATTCTATTCCTTCAACGTTAAACTCCAATTCTGTCCTTCGCATTTCACTCAGCGCTTGCAAAATGATTTTTGTGGTTTCTCCGCAGTAAACTGGGATTTCACGTTTTATGAAAGACAAATAGGCTGAGTGGTCCATATGTGCATGAGAGAGAAAAACTGCTTTAACCTCTGGAGCTTTCTCGTCAAACTTGTAGATGCCTTCTATTTTTGGCAAGATATCCAGTTCTTGCAAACTTTTTTCATTTCGAGGGGAAAGAAATGGAGGCGAATAATATCTTTTTTTCATTGCGAAGGACATGCCGAAGTCAAAGAAAACTTTCACGTCGCCATCTTGGAGTAGAATTTTGTTTCCGCCGATTTCGTTTACTCCGCCATAAAATGTCAAAGAAGTCTTGCGTTTAACCATCATATTTCCTTCTTTTTGTCTACATTTTTGCAAATGTTGGAAATAGCTAATATTATGTGTGGAAATGTGAAGATGCTAAAAACTTTCGTGTATTTTGGATTTCCAACTTTCTTAACAACTTTTGCGTCCCCTCCAGCCCTTAAGTAACCTTCAATGAAAGTTCTCGTGAGATTTTCTGCTGGGTGCGTGCCAACCCAAGGCGGGATGTAGTGTCCCGCATAATAAAGAAATTCTGCAATGTCCCAAGTTTTGTCGCCATTTCGTGAAGCTTGTTCAAAATCTAAGAGGTAGATTTCGCCATCTTTTCCTATCATGATGTTTTCTGGTTTTGTATCGCCTAAAGAAACATTAAGGGCGTGTGCCTTAGCGAATTTTTCGGCGACTCTGCTTATAACGCTTAATTCTTTTTCTGTTCCACTTTTGGTTTTTGAATTCACGATTTTTCTTATTATCTTCTCAAGGCTTTCTCCTTCAATATGCTCCATGAAAATTAATCGTTCGCTAGGACTCACATGTAATATTTCTGGAACAGCAAATCCGTTAGAATGTAGAAACTGGTTTATGGCGCATTCTCTTTCAAGTCTTGAAAGACCGGAAACAGCGAAAGTTCGGGTTCCAACAGTCCATAACGTGAGCGGAAACCACTTAAAATTAGATAAATCCCTGTAGCTTTTAACAACAATCTTTTTTTCTTGGCGGTCTGTTAAAGCTCTTATTAAATAGACATCATTTAAAACGCCGCCAATTTCTTCGATTTTAACTGTTGTGTCTTTTTTGGCGGAGAGCATTTTCCTTGCAAATGCTTCGATGTCGATTCTGTTTGCTAATGGCACAAGTCCGCTGGCTGTAGGCACATATAGGTATCTCTGGGGGTCTTCAATTTGATGGGCAGTTTTTGAATTTACGTCTGCGATTTTCGGAAGTTTGAGAAGAGTTTCCTTGTTCTGTGAAATGAAGCTCATGACGTTTGGAAAAATGTTGAGCAGAGACGTAAATAACGTCCTTTGTGCTTTCTGGGCGGTTTTGAGAAGACTTACGAAGCGAACTTTTTTGCTTCTAACCGAATCAGCGAATTTTCTTGAAATTTTAATGTAACCTTCCGAAAAGCTGATTACATTTTCTTTTTTTAATTCTTCTAACGCTTCTAAATATCCCTTCAAAACACTTTCTAAATTCTCTTTCCTGGCGCTTCTCTGCATAAAACTTAACATGTCTTGAATCATTGGAGGAAAAAGCCGCGCTCGACTTAACAAAGTTTCATACATGAAATATTCAGGTTTTATGCGGATTTCGTAGGAGAGTTCAGGAAAATTCAAGACGAGGCTTTCTAAAAGTTCAGTAATTAAGCGTTTTTTCAATTTGACTTCTTGCTTATGCAAATAATTCTCGTTTAGTAAGGGCATGTATGGAAATGTTAACGTGCTTGCTAGGGCTTCGCCTAAAAATCCTCGGTCGACATCTCTTTCAAAAACCCACATGTCCGTTGCGGAAACCACGATGTTTCTATCATCAAAAATGTTCACGTAATTCATTAGTCTCGGCTGAAAATCGCGAATTACAAGCAGCACTTTCACTTGTTTCCTTGCGTCAGTCAATCCAGATATGTAATCTCCAGAAGTGCACGCTGCCGTTATCTCGCATGGACCAGCGACATGTCTACAGAAATTTAGAATTTCTCTTGATAGTTGCTCACTTGAGTTTCTTGGATGTTGAGCCAAATTTTCACCTAACACAAGGCACGTAGCAGCCACAACAATAGAATCTATTCGGCTTAGAGAGATATATTTAATGCTTCTCGAGAATCTTGCCGTAGGTTCTCAAAACTTTTAGAGCTTTTGCAGCTTTTTCTGGCAAGTTATACAATGGTATACTAGTATTGCCTAAAACTTTGTATACAAGTGCAAAATCCTCTCCGCCTGCTGGCACATCCACAACAGGCTTGCCTGGATATTTTGCAGCTATTTTAGGTATGACCTTAGCGTCTTTCGGCTCAAAGAAGCAAGATTTAAGCATGTTTATTATTAGGACACCGTCCACGTTTTTGTCTGCAAGCACTAAGTCAAGTACTTTCGCGTATCTTTCCGCTCTTGCGTCAGCTATCATGTCAATTGGGTTAGAGGCATCTACACCCGGGTATAACGTCTCAATTTTCTTTTTAACTTTCTCTGATAATGTTGCAAGTTTAAGATTGTTTTTCGCAACGGCGTCTGCTGCCAAAATTGCTGGTCCACCAACGTTGCTCACGATTGCTACGTTGTCTCCGTGCATGGACGGCTGTTTTGAAAGCGCTATAGCGGCGTTCATCAACTCCTCAACGTCGTCAACTCTTATTATTCCCGCTTTTTTTAGGGCGGCGTCAAAAATTTCGTCTTTTCCCGCAATTGAAGCGGTATGCGATTTGGCTCTGTGTGCTGATTCTTGTGTGATTCCGCCTTTTAAGGCTAGTATTGGTTTTTTCTTGACGATTTTTCTTGCTTCTTCTATGAATTTTCTTCCATCCTTTATTCCTTCCATGTATAGACATATTACTTTCGTGTTTGCGTCTTTCCCTAAATAGTGTAGCAGGTCAACATCATCCACGTCTATTTTGTCTCCCATGAAAGCAAATTTGCTTATGCCGATGTTGTAGAAGCATGCCCAATCAAGCATGCAAGCGCCTACTCCACCGCTTTGTGAAATTACTGCAATTTTTCCTTTTTTGGGCATGGTGTCTCTTTCGAAGGTTGTGTTCAAACCGTTGGCTGTGTTTATTACGCCCATGATAGTGTTCGGTCCCAAAATTCTAACTTTGTATTTCTGTTTGAGCTTGAGCAACTGTTGACGCTGTTCGTCCTTGTATCCTCCGGTAATCAAGACAAACGCTTTGACGCCTTTTTTGGCGCATTCTTTAACGTAGATTATTGACTGTTTCGACGGAAGCATTACAACAGCAAGCTCTGGAACTTCGGGCAGTTTTTCCAGTTTGTTATAGCCAATTTTCCCATCCATATCCAAAATGTAGATTTTTCCGTTGAAAAATTTCTTCATGTTATAGGTTACACTTTTGAAAAGTTGCGGAGAAGTCATGCCCACTTTTTCTTGGAGTACGCTTGAGCCTATTAGGACGACTTTTCGCGGTTCAAAGATAGCCGCCACTTCATCCATAGAGTTAACCTTCAAACCTTAGCTTTTAAGAGGGAAGGAAAGAAGATACGTTGTTCCCATTCATAAATTTAACTTTTACAATTCAAGCGCGTTCTATTATTTTCATGTACGCAAATGCTGCTCCCAACGTGAAAATTGCGGAAAAAGCTAAAACGTTTATTATTGAAGTAAAAGCGAAGGGTGGATAGCCCAAAAGGAAATTGCGAATCATGTCTGAGGCATTGCTAAGAGGATTAATTTCCGCAAGTGTTACCAGCGGCATGGGGAATTTGCCGTCTTGTCCAAGCTGTTGGATAAGCGAAAGCGGATAGAAAACGCTACTGCAGAAGAAGAGAGTGTAGTAAACTAGACCTCTCGCAGTTATGAATTTTTCAAGACTTGAAGTGGAAACCGCAATTGCTATGCTTAACCCTGAAATTCCCACGGCTAACAAGAACAGAACAGCCAAGATTAGGAAGAACTGCCACACGTTTGGAAAACCTAAAAATATGAAGCACGTGAGTAAAAGCGGAGACATGTATAGCATTCCGCGCAAACCACCTGAAAGTACACGTCCTATGGCAAGCTCTAGCCTAGTCATTGGCAAACTTAGCATGTAATGATGCACTTCTCTTCGGCGTTCCATGTTTATCTCGCGTCCAATCATAAAAGCGGAAGCAAACAATCCAGTCACCGCGAGTCCTGGCGCGAAGAAGTTGAAGTAGCTTTTGATTTCGCTTGCTACTGCGCCGCTTATCATGTAGTTGTAAACGATTGCCATTATGAATAAGTCGGCTAGGTTCATGCTGATTAAGCCTACAAGCCACCATTTGTAACGGAAGAAGTTTCTGAAATCGTGTTCCAGCAAGTATAGAATTGCCTTCATTATTGCCAACCGCCTCCTTCAATACGCTTGTCGTAGATTATTATGCCTACGAAAGTGAAAAATGCAAAAAAAGCGATTATGCCCAGAAGT contains these protein-coding regions:
- the gcvPB gene encoding aminomethyl-transferring glycine dehydrogenase subunit GcvPB is translated as MYKQASWNESVIFTLGKSGRVGHILPEVEEEIKATIGDLKTAVPENLQRTTNPNLPELSEVEVARHFIRLSEMNYGIDSGFYPLGSCTMKYNPKINENLASSPAINMIHPYQDESTVQGILKILYRLERWLAEITGTYEVCLQPAAGAHGEFVGTLLMRAYHKFKGESEKRTEVIVPDSAHGTNPASAAMAGFNVVVVPSNDDGCISLGALKAVVSERTAGLMLTNPNTLGIFEKNIDEIARIVHEAGGLLYYDGANLNPILCKTRPGDMGFDIVHINIHKTFSTPHGGGGPGAGPVGVSKELARFLPVPRIVFDGKHYHFDYDRPDSIGKIRSFYGNVTVLLKAYAYILSLGFEGLKEVAEVSVLNANYLLKKLKEIKGLTLPYDSEKPRKHECVFSAKTLKNETGVSALNVAKRLLDYGIHAPTIYFPMIVDEALMIEPTETVEKEELDHFAEVMRKICAEAYTTPEVVLKAPHNTAVPRLDEVKASHPRTMTLSWRMHKKRKGKNL
- a CDS encoding iron-sulfur cluster assembly protein; protein product: MTELEDKVREAVGKVVDPETGLTFAEMQMITNVKEENSGVVKVEFVPSSPFCPIAFKLAMDIKNAASKVAGVKKALIYCRGHMMEQQINEMTNKEEQK
- a CDS encoding dockerin type I domain-containing protein, encoding MEEKIKTILVTATLLFATLSLTLTTLFAQTNPSDTTLYVDPPSIEDPTILPGDTIVIKIMIDAVANMKNCEFNLTFNPNVLSVKQVTKQLVQGQYPNTNVDVDDVVGYVWVNLTYTTAVTVTTDTALVEIKFFVKGYGTSLLHFESSVLKDNAGTPIPHDTQDGFVRIFVRNIAVQDIVVLYHETYVGRVISINVTVLNDGDIPESFSVSLFYNSTLIATQDVVDLLPKENITLTFNWNTTAVPPSLDLYVIRAEASILPNELNTADNTLEDGTVKLKIVGDVNGDGKVDINDLVAWDAAYESHPGDPNWNEQADLNYDGNVDKADAMIILKHYHEEL
- a CDS encoding DUF2099 family protein codes for the protein MKKHFSCVSGEHEIYCCGARVRISEKGVEVLTEPTVEYCPLHEALYGSKTIDLESVQKSVEKKIAGYGFCCARRVFDSESVVAYGASEMMKVWLEKGLVDCAVIVCEGAGTVITANGSLVQAIGARLTGIIKTSPIKEIIKHIEASDGIVLDKTSARINQVEGVKQASDLGFKRVAVSIAGFQAEAISEIRKFERTAGLDVLVFSVCNTCVGKNDIKHVAKADVACASASTLMRMKIGKNALLQLGVTIPVYALTEKGKKLILAYLASFKDKLVIFRTNKLPYHAESKSPKLKG
- a CDS encoding MBL fold metallo-hydrolase, whose amino-acid sequence is MVKRKTSLTFYGGVNEIGGNKILLQDGDVKVFFDFGMSFAMKKRYYSPPFLSPRNEKSLQELDILPKIEGIYKFDEKAPEVKAVFLSHAHMDHSAYLSFIKREIPVYCGETTKIILQALSEMRRTELEFNVEGIEFKTFRTGKKVAIDDVEIEPIHVDHSVPGAYGFIIHTSNGAIVYTGDFRIHGAKPQMTQDFVNKAKAAKPAAVITEATNMTGASVSSEAEVENKLNSIVEQANGIVLANFASTDVDRLNSFYRIAKANKRCLAVSLKQAYLLEALRKDKGLKIPSLSDANILIFRKSKKTKDKWKSQIMEQYQDKIKNASDVSKQQCELILALSFYDLEELVEINPTAGSCYVLSASEPFNEEMELDYEKLVNWLGHYGLPQYHIHVSGHIMPLQLKAILKEINANKIFPIHTENAELLARFTSDLKSKTVLVEKEKKYEV
- a CDS encoding CoA-binding protein, which produces MDEVAAIFEPRKVVLIGSSVLQEKVGMTSPQLFKSVTYNMKKFFNGKIYILDMDGKIGYNKLEKLPEVPELAVVMLPSKQSIIYVKECAKKGVKAFVLITGGYKDEQRQQLLKLKQKYKVRILGPNTIMGVINTANGLNTTFERDTMPKKGKIAVISQSGGVGACMLDWACFYNIGISKFAFMGDKIDVDDVDLLHYLGKDANTKVICLYMEGIKDGRKFIEEARKIVKKKPILALKGGITQESAHRAKSHTASIAGKDEIFDAALKKAGIIRVDDVEELMNAAIALSKQPSMHGDNVAIVSNVGGPAILAADAVAKNNLKLATLSEKVKKKIETLYPGVDASNPIDMIADARAERYAKVLDLVLADKNVDGVLIINMLKSCFFEPKDAKVIPKIAAKYPGKPVVDVPAGGEDFALVYKVLGNTSIPLYNLPEKAAKALKVLRTYGKILEKH
- a CDS encoding ABC transporter permease, with the protein product MKAILYLLEHDFRNFFRYKWWLVGLISMNLADLFIMAIVYNYMISGAVASEIKSYFNFFAPGLAVTGLFASAFMIGREINMERRREVHHYMLSLPMTRLELAIGRVLSGGLRGMLYMSPLLLTCFIFLGFPNVWQFFLILAVLFLLAVGISGLSIAIAVSTSSLEKFITARGLVYYTLFFCSSVFYPLSLIQQLGQDGKFPMPLVTLAEINPLSNASDMIRNFLLGYPPFAFTSIINVLAFSAIFTLGAAFAYMKIIERA